The proteins below are encoded in one region of Patescibacteria group bacterium:
- a CDS encoding ABC transporter ATP-binding protein has protein sequence MSALVVTNLQKSYNGVPAVNDVSFSIAEGEFFGFLGPNGAGKTTTIGCIAGLVTPDSGSITVFSQDVVTNYRAARALVGLSPQEFNVDIFRYPLETLISNGGYFGITEGAAKLRAETLLKRFDLWEQRMKPFQSLSGGMKRRVLLARALMHKPKLLILDEPTAGVDVEMRHWLWQELKDIQAQGTTILLTTHYLEEAERLCERVAIIDHGKIVLMEKTAELLAKEGHKKLEEIYLDLTRTEAKENGI, from the coding sequence ATGTCGGCGTTAGTGGTTACGAATTTACAAAAATCTTACAACGGCGTTCCGGCAGTAAACGACGTTTCGTTTTCAATTGCCGAAGGGGAATTTTTTGGTTTCCTTGGTCCGAATGGTGCTGGGAAAACAACCACCATTGGCTGCATCGCGGGGCTGGTTACTCCAGACTCTGGGAGCATCACTGTTTTTAGTCAGGATGTTGTTACAAATTACCGAGCGGCACGGGCGTTGGTTGGTTTGTCGCCGCAAGAGTTTAATGTTGATATTTTTCGCTATCCTTTAGAAACACTGATAAGTAACGGAGGTTACTTTGGCATTACTGAGGGGGCTGCTAAACTACGCGCCGAAACACTACTGAAGCGGTTTGATTTGTGGGAGCAACGGATGAAGCCATTTCAAAGTTTGTCTGGTGGTATGAAACGTCGTGTACTTTTGGCTCGGGCTTTAATGCATAAACCAAAGTTGCTCATTCTCGATGAACCGACGGCGGGAGTGGACGTAGAAATGCGGCACTGGCTCTGGCAAGAGTTAAAAGATATTCAAGCACAAGGGACAACCATTCTTTTAACAACGCACTACCTAGAAGAAGCAGAACGGCTTTGTGAGCGCGTGGCCATAATCGATCATGGAAAGATTGTGCTTATGGAAAAAACAGCTGAGCTACTCGCAAAAGAGGGCCACAAGAAATTGGAAGAAATTTATCTTGACCTCACGCGAACCGAGGCTAAAGAGAACGGGATATGA
- a CDS encoding ABC transporter permease has translation MNWVGLYTLYIRELRKTFKLAVQTVFPPIISSLLYIVVFGNILGSRIENILPGVSYIDFMIPGLLMMNVISASFTNTSSSIYIGKLQNTLSELLVAPLSYTEIVLGFVLAATTRGLVVGLGVYGVALFFTTASISHFWAFLFFLIATSLLFASLGGIVGLWGKSFDHISLPNTFILLPLSFFGGVFHSVRLLPDWMATVSHFNPIFYMVNGIRFSMIGISDVNSLIAAAVVIALTIFSFAMCVRMFQRGYNLRS, from the coding sequence ATGAACTGGGTAGGGCTGTATACGTTATACATTCGTGAGTTGCGCAAAACATTTAAGTTAGCGGTGCAGACGGTATTCCCCCCTATTATTTCCTCACTCCTGTATATTGTTGTCTTTGGCAACATTCTCGGGTCACGAATTGAAAATATACTGCCAGGCGTAAGCTACATTGATTTTATGATTCCGGGGTTACTTATGATGAACGTCATCTCTGCCAGTTTTACAAACACTTCTTCATCTATCTACATTGGGAAGTTGCAGAATACACTCTCTGAGCTTCTTGTTGCACCACTTTCGTACACGGAGATTGTTCTTGGATTTGTGCTCGCCGCCACTACTCGCGGGTTGGTGGTTGGGCTTGGGGTGTATGGCGTAGCCTTATTTTTCACAACTGCATCCATTTCTCATTTCTGGGCGTTTCTATTTTTCCTTATCGCTACGTCACTGTTGTTTGCTTCGCTTGGAGGCATCGTCGGATTGTGGGGGAAATCGTTTGATCACATTAGTCTTCCTAATACATTCATACTGCTCCCACTCTCTTTCTTTGGTGGTGTCTTTCATTCGGTGCGATTACTCCCTGACTGGATGGCAACAGTGAGCCACTTCAACCCTATTTTTTATATGGTTAATGGCATTCGTTTTAGCATGATAGGAATAAGTGACGTGAACTCCCTCATTGCCGCCGCTGTTGTTATTGCCCTAACAATTTTTTCGTTTGCCATGTGCGTTCGTATGTTCCAACGAGGCTACAATTTGAGGTCCTAA